The segment CTTTGATTCTCAAAAAAAAAGTCTTGCAGCAGAAAATCAGCACCTAAGAGAATCtctagagaaagaagaaaaagctttGGCCTCACTTCAGGAAGAATTAAGGAAGCTAAGACAACAAATTAGAAACTTAGAAGATAAAGGTAGTAGCACTGAATCTATTGTAATAGAAAATCAGAAACTAAGGGAGCATTTGGAAGAGGAAAAGCAAAGGAACAGCAATTTTCTCAGGCAAAAGGAAACACTCTTTGCAGAGGCACAGATGCTAAGGCGAGAACTGGACAAGGAACGTCATGTTACAGAAGCTCTGAAGAAAGAACTGGAACAGTTAAGTTCTCGTCAAACACCTGAGAgtgctgatgatgatgatgatgagactTTAAGAGAAAATCAAGAAATAGAAACTCTGAGAGGAAGACTGGCAGAACTGGAAAAGAAGCTGAACTTTGAGCAACAACGCTCTGACTTATGGGAGAAGCTGTATGTTGAAGCAAAAGACCAATCTGAAAAACAAGAAATTTATGAAAGTGGACAGAAGAAAGGTGCTAAAGGGCAAAGCAAGAGTAGAAAGAAAtcaaaggagacattttttggttcAGTGAAAGAAACTTTTGATGCTATGAAAAATTCCACAAAAGAGTTTGTAAGACACCATAAAGAAAAGATTAAGCAGGCTAAAGAAGCAGtgaaagaaaacttgaaaaaaTTCTCTGATTCTGTAAAGTCTACATTCAGACACTTCAAAGATACCACAAAAAACATCTTTGATGAAAAAGAGAAGTCATCAAGTGACAAAAGATATGAGGCAAACAAGAAAGCTCGAACTTTTTACCGAGACCATAACTCCTACGAGAATCTGAAGCACATGCATTACAGGGGACCTCACATGCCCAAAGAATCCAGAAGTGGAAGGAAACATCATTTTACAACATATGAAAAAGATTCAGATTCCCAGAAATGTCTCAATGATCATTTGTGTAATAGAAAACATCAGTTTACCCTAAAGGGCTGCTCTGGTATTTTTGAATGTGCTCATCAAGAATTCCTTAGTCTCTTTAACAGAGTTTCGGATCCCATCAGGGTGGATGAATTTAACCGGCTAATGAGAAAGTATTTGCAGCAAGTTGTGCATAACTTTCATCACTGGAGAGAGCTAGAAAATTTCATCAATAAGTTTTTTCATAATGGATTGTTTATACATGACCAGATGCTGTTCACTGATTTTGTTAATGATGTCAAGGATTACCTGGAAGATATGAAGGAATACCAAAGTAATAATGAGAAGGTTTTTGAGGATTTGGACAAATACGTCTACAGATACTACTTCCATTATGATAATTCACCCCAGTATGGACCCAGGTTTGTTTCCATGTTTCCTGTACTTGATAACACAAAGAAGTGTTCTTTGTAAAGACAACCAATGTCCTTGTTGTAATGGATGGTCTTTGAGCaggtatgtgtgtgtatgtgtatgtatgcatatacacacacatatgctAGAAGACTTTCTGAAGGACTTAGTGGAAATATTAGATTATGGTATATGAAGTGGATCTGTAGAACCTTTATATaaattttgtgtgtgtgcatagCAAAATCTGATGTTTCTGCTGGGTTCTTTAGAAACCTGGAGCTGCCAGTAGGATTTTTTTAGACCAAACAGCTCTGATTGCCCATCTGATGGAATGAGGAACTGTCTTGGAGCATTAACTGGGGCTTCCTTGTTGTCCTTTGCTGAATGAGGTTTTTGAGTGTATTTAAGGTGTGTCTGAGTCATGTTCTGGCAGATACATTTCACTCCTCTCCTGCAGAGGAGTGTAATGCTGGGTTAGTCTGTATGTCCAGAGCGGAGCTCATCACACAGCAGGCTTTAGTTCAGATCCTGCCCCTGACTAAGCTTTGTTCAGACTTGCTCACAATGGCCCTTTGTGTCAATTGTTTCCTACATTCCTTTCCTGGATCTAAAGGTGTTCTCAGGGCTTTACAAATTTACACTTGTATTATTTATCATTTCATGTACTTTACTGCAGCTCAAGTCTGAACTATTAACTACTTTGGGGTTACTAAGTATTATGTAATGTAGCACTTGCTCCTACTGAAAGGTGAACCATGAAGGTAATAGTCCTATTGTCAGCTACCCAGTTAATGTGGTTTTGGCAAACACATAAGTTTATGATTTTATTTATAGTCCATCTTCCTAATTTAATATCAAATGAACTTCATTTTTAAGTTAAATACCTAATTTCAGTATTGAGAATTTCAGTAATGAGAATTTCAGTTTGCAGAAAATCAATTCCAAATTCTTTTACTGATACTGTTATACAGAAGCTTGTGATACcagctgcatttttatttttagaaagcATTTCTTTTGTATATACCATCTTATTGATGATTTAAACAAAGAAATGCCTCCCCCATTTTTCTTACAAGGAGCTAAAAGGACTACTTACTACTAATTTTGTTTTCAATGAACCTCAGCATGTTAAAAGCTGTACTTGAAAATGTACTTGTGTTATAAAATGCTTTTAGTAGTAATAAGCTTTTGTTTACTCCTTGCAGTCGACCTAAAAGACCTTTTACACAAACTGAAAATTCCAGACATGAAAAACAAGCTCAGAAGTACCAACACCGTAATAAAAGAGAAGGTAAATGGCATAAACATGGTCGCACTAATGGAAGACACATGGCAAATCTTGAAATAGAATTGGGGCAACTACCCTTCGATCCAAAATACTGAGTAATTTATTGTAAAAATTAAGATTAAAATTCACATGCTCTCTGGAAACTAATTGTTTTtcaaaaaagcagcaaaatgcaaattttttttctgaataatttgatttttacaCATTTTTGTTAACAGGCAGAAGTCAGGCTTTCTGATTTGCATATTCTGTACCGTTGCTTTAACTGTTCTTTGGAAGTAAAGATTGTTTGGGTGCCAGCAGTATTGTTGCAGAAACTAGGCATGCCATGACCTGTGTATGAAAAAAATGCTTAATTGCATTCCATTAGTGTAGTTAAAGCTTGAGCCATGCATAATGTACCAACTACTAACTCCAATGTTTGATATACTAACTTCATCTCATCCTTCAAAACATAGATCAACATTGTGGTAATGTATTTGTTAGTGTTCTGTAACCTTATATTTGCTTCCTGTCTTTGGGGGGGTTCAAGAGCCTGTTGAATTGTGAAGAATTTGCTGTGCTGCATTCTAATCAGCGTGCTGATTTAAACACTTGAAATGTCTTGCATATCTGCATAttgtagaagaaaaataaaagagacaTTGTGGGTATAAGTCTTTTATTATAAAAGAAACTCAGCATAGCTGTACAGTTCTATAAAAACAGTCCAGCCTTGTCTGTATTTTATTGCTTAAGTATTCATATGGTAATTTTGGTTTTCCCAATGATTTCTAGTGTTGTAAGGTAGGTCAGGAACCCCACTGCTACTGAAGCTGCCTTCAGGAGGAGGTGGATGTGTTTGCAGGCAGCCACTGGCTGCCTCATGGGACTCCCCCAGTTTCAGACTCAGTGCTTTCTCCTTTCCTCAGTACGAGGTGTAAGCACAGCTACTGCTATGCAAAACTGATCTCATTGGGTCTGAGCTCTAGCCTGATCTTCAGGGATAATTCATTTCAGTTTTCCTCCTGTAGATGGAGATGTGGCTTCCAACTCGTCCTTGAGGTACATGAGTGTGAAAGATAGTGGCTGTTTTCTCATAGCCCCTTAAAGCTAGAAATGATGATATTTCCTGCAAATGAACATACATTAATTTACACAGTAAGAAAACACAGCTGTGAGCATAAGAATAGTGTTTCAAAGTCTCCTAACAACCATCAGTTCAACTGTCCCTGGGAAGCTTTATCCTTTATTTTAGGAAAGCCTGCTAGAAAAAGAAGCACTTATCCTGTTTGATCCTGTCTGGAGCAGATATTCACCAGCCACCATTGTTTGAGTTCATGGACTTCATTAAAGATTTGAGGGGTTAAAAGGTACTGTGACTGCAGGTGTTTTTAGTTTTCATTGTTGCTTACTTAAAAGTGCAGTTTCTGGGAATAGATGGCGGATTTGTTTTAACATTACTTTGTGGCCTGTAGAATTTGCACAGAGGAGAGAGCATACATGAACATTAAATATAGAGCAGTGGAATTATATCAATAATCTTATTATGGGCTATAGGGGTCAATTTTAATATAAGCTATATTTTGAAAGTTGTGAAcaacaattttcaaatattttaactATAACTCTTCTCTAATTTATTTTGTAACTTATCCTCAGAAGCACTTTGTTTCATCTTGATGTTACCATACCTGTTCTAGCACATTGAAGAGGATCAAGTGACTGGGTAATAATGTGTCATTGTAAAACTCCTTGTTCAGCCAGCCAAGTGGGTTAGAGTAAAACACATCTGCTTCATCAATGTAGCTCACATTGCCAGTTAGGTCTGGGGGACACTGAAGGAATCTCATTTTTAGAGGACAGTGAACATGACTagggagaaaaacaaaaacacatttcATGATAAACTGACCAGAATCAGAGGTTTGAAATGACTCAGCACTTCAAATGACACCTCAGTCAAAACAAATatcagttaattttttttcttcagagtaGTGTATTTTTCCCTTCAATAGTTCATATGAAAGCAAAGTAGAGCAAGCAGATTCAGCTCCAACTGCTGGGACTGTGCTGTTAGCAGTTAACAGAAAACACATTTATCTTAATAAAAATACCATTTGCACAACATCAGTTTCTTAAAAAGGTACTTTTCCATATCAGCTTCACTATTATATCTGCTTTAGCATTTTGTTTACTTGCCAGGATCTACTGAAAACCTTTTGCAGTGACGTAAGTCAGAGTTGTAATGACACTTCTTTACTGCCtagcagcagaagtaaaattaATACATTTTGATTGTAACAATTAGTGTTTAATTTTGCTAAAAATGTTATCATAATGAAGAAGTGTGACATACTTAGTGAAGTCCTTGGACTTACTGCATATCCTCATACAAAGCTATTCCACAAAAAATGAGTAAAGCTTCGATGCTGAATTTTATTCTGTGTTATAACCATTTGGCATATTTCCCCTATTCACTCCATATTAACAGTatgaaaaatcaaaactcttccTGTATACATTTATGTATCTCAATTTATTAAGCCTTGGAAAAAAGAAATCTTGATTTCTGATTAAGAGTTTGGGTTTTAATGTAGGGCACTGTTGACACTTAATACCTGTAAAATGGGGTAGAGTGGCATGGCATCAGGATGAAGACAAAAGCTTGTGACTGCTGGGAGTGATTGCAGAGCTGCTGGATGTGACTCATAACATCCAGAGTGCCTCGCTGGTGAACCAAGCCTGTGTACAGGGCTGGGACTAAATTGGATAACAGCAGGAAACTTGCTGCAGTTTTCTTCCATGCTTTCAGGTATCTCAAAGAATATCCTATAGAAACATTTGAGTAAGTTTGGGAGATAAACAATTCACACATTTTTTTAAAGTAGCCTAATACAGTGGCAATACAATTTCAAAACCAGTGCTTTGTCtctttaaatttaatttcttgtAGTGAAAATCAGTCCATTCAGTAGTTTGGATGAATGATATATGGCAACTTAACTGATGTGTTCTGATTCATACAAGTCCACATAGAGCCAGAATAAATGGTAAACTACATGTGCATGGCTGTGGCATTCTTTTTCTCCAAACTGCTGAAAACTACAgcattattttattgtttttaaattttGAGCTTCTGGCCTTGGAAAAGCATACTCCAATTTTTTCCCATCTCAAATCACTGCCCCTTTTCCCCATTTTGCTTGAAGGAGCTAATAATGGGAAAAGGCACACAATTGTCATGTTTTTGCAGGAATACTTTTATCCATGCTAAGAATTCTTTATCTGTGCTACAGTCACTTGCTCTCCCtcatcttttttctttctctttttaactAGCTGTAAGAAAAGGCTAGGTTAATTCTAAGAATCCTTTATCAAATACCTACGTTGACCATTAACAGTCTCCCCTGGGATAAAAATTATATCCAGGTAAGATTGCAAGACATTTGAAACCAATGCTTACCACAAAAAATCATGCAGAATGGCAGTACTGGATAGATGAACCTGAATTCCTTATGGTTCAGTGTGCTGTAATAAAACATACAGTAGTACAGCAAGAAAATTAAATGCTTCAGTTCTGTTGACAAAATGTGTTTTAGAGCACAGGGAAGAAGAGCACGTGCATGTATTAAGAAGCTTTTGGTATTGAAGCAGTTAAGAGTAAAAATCCAAATTGTCACTTTTGAAGAACATAATGAGTACATTGAAATTAAGACTATTTGGTCAGTTTAAACCAAGCACTGTTAAAAATTCCTGCCTATTACAATTGAGTGGTCTGATTCTTTGATAACTAGATGTAAATTAACCAGTACTTCACCAATCTGTTTTCTGTAATAAGACACAATAAATAGTGTGGATGAAAAGCTAAGATTCAAGTGCCCATTTGTATCTAGCAAATTAACAGTCACCCCTGCTAATACAAAAATAAACAAGTTCCCATGACAACTTTTTGGGCTTTTTTAGGGATTACTGCAACTCTCATGTCTTGGGAATCAAAGGGGTTCTTACAAAACTAAGGGAGGTAAAAAAAGTCCTAAAGCAAATAAAGCTACTTCCAGTTTTAAGCTGGAAAGAAGAAATTGCAATTCTGGTCTTGCTACTGTTTTGCTGTAGTCTATTACTACAATAATATAAAAGTATTCATTGTTTAGTATTTATTTACTTGCTGTATTTTTTCATGTCTGAAACTGTCTCTTCTCTTTACAGTTAATTCTGATGCTTTAGAAAAAACTTACCTTTTCTTATACTTCTGAGCTTACAGTGAGAAATACAGCCTTATGGCTGTGTATAAACTTGGGAATGGAGTAAGTTTTAGAGGACTTGGAATCTCTCACCTTACTGGGGATGTATTAAAGAACCAAATGAAATGGTGTTTTCATTAACAAGCATCTAATGAACTCAGTTTTCTAACTAGTTCTGTTTTTATTTAAACACCTGTTGGGTGATTGAGTGTtggctttgggattttttttaaatttaatttcatgaTGAATTACTTTATTCTTTAAAGGACTAAATAAATTCTAAAGATACATATTGGTGACAATACAAGAAGCAGTATTACACAAAATTCTAGAACCAGTTTTATAACTGATGGCATTTCTTGGAGTGTTTGAACAGTTTCTGTAAGTTTTCTATCACTTAACCTGAACACTACGCTGCTTTGTTCTGGAGAGGACAGGAGCTTTGCCAAGAACACAAGCAGTGAGAGGCAGCAGTTGCCCTCAGCAGAGATTACCTGTACACCAGCAGTGtccagagcagtgccagcagaaGGATGCGGAACCTCCTTGGTGCCAGCGCGCAGCCGTGAACAAAGAACGGCAGGTGGGGACCCAGCACAACTGGCAGCCCCTGAGTCAAGTACCAGTGCCAGGGGTGAGAGCCATAAAATGTTCCCAAATTCTGCAGCACGTTGAATTTCAAGAAGTTCAGCTGAACCAGTACCCACTGGGAGATGGGGGGAGTTAAACACAAATCCAAAGTCAAACACAACAGCTACACAGTCATCACTGGGCCTATATAATACATTTTTACTCCTATTCCAGGTTGTTTTGTTTTAGTAAGCAGGGATTTCCTATACTGAGCAATTAATCACAGAAGTGTGTAAGTTTGTAGTTTGTTGGTAACTATTGAGGACTAAGCATACTGATTTTATGTAGCAGTCCATCACTTGAAATACCTAAGAATCAGTGTTCAAGGGTTTGTGGCTTAGGATATATTTAAAGATCATAGGCCAGACACTgtcacagaaacaagagaggTCAGAGAAATCAGAAATATCCACCAATGCTAAAATACTAAACCCCAACCTTCTTCTTGTAAGTCAAGTTTAAAACAGCTTACCTCACCAAAAAACACACGGTCAATTATTAAAGAGGTTCCTACTGTGACCAATCTGCAAAAATGGAAAGTTTGTTGCACTGACATTGCCTGAATTGCTTTTGTATCTTCTCCAGCTCTGTCAAAACTCTGATTCCTAGTATTTTTGAGGTTATCCATACTCATGGCCATTTTACAGTGGCCACTTGCCATCACCTGCTATCCTTGGCACAATCCCAGATTAAAATGGAATGCTGCTCATGTCTCACCATCATGAAATCTCTCCAGGTGCTTTTTGCAGCATATGTAACAGTTTGAAGGAAATGTGCCCCTTCCTTAAACTTTTGCAAAAAGACTCTATTTGTTCTATTTTTTATTTACATGATATCAGGTTTTTTggcttgtctgcctttgcagtgGTAAAACCAATCTTAAGATGTAGCTGTGCACAGTCCCAGTTTAAACTGAGAAAGAACTTACCCAACTGGAATGCAGTGGTGTAGGATAAGGTCTGCTTTCCTCTGTTCTTGCAAAAAATGGCTGAAGACCAAAGGCATCCACGGGATAACAGCAGTGGGACGAATAATAATTGCAAGTGCAACCAAAGCTAAATACTTACAActagaaggaagaaaaataaaaaacccagcaGCTTATCAAAAGATCTGGTCAATTCTTTTGCAGACAGTGACATTTCAACAACTGTCCTGTCTCTGGCCAAAAGTTTTTCATACTACGGGTAACTTTGACTCTCTGAGTGCAGATACTCTCTCTTGCTTAGAAGGCTGCTGCTCTAGAATTGCTGTGTTACAGTGGAGTTGCTAACTAGAGGTACTTTAAAATAGTGAGTGATAAAGAAAATTGTGACCACAAATTCGCCTATATCTGATCCCAAAAAGCTTTTGTTATATTTTCCCAAGTTACTCTATATTCCATGGCtttaaagtttaaaataaaaGCTTCCCATAAAGTCACACTTTGCAAAGGAAAGAGGGGAACAGATAATTTTACATCTAGCTATAACATAATCTTAAAAAAATACTTAGAGGAAATACTAGAATGTTCCTTCCATAAGACAGAACTCTTGCTACATGAATGAAGGGGCTTTGGTCTCCTTAGATATTAAGAAAAAAGTTAGCATTTTAAACAATATCAGTAGATTGGTGTCATCCCAAACCAAAAATCATCAGTACCGTTAGGAGAAAGTTTCTCACCTGTTCCCCATCTTGGAGCCTTTTATTGGATAGTAGGAAAGAGCAAAAATAGTGAGAATAGTCTCCATGGTGTTTGTTAGAGTTCTGGTACAGGAATACCATGTAAACCAGGAACAGAGTTGGCAGAAGAACTGAAAATAATTATGAACACATTAAAACAAGTTCACCTAAATGAAGGTGGTAATTCTTCAAGGTGTGACATATTATTTTGCACTTACTTATTTTACAATGTAAAATGAGTGTTTATTAACATGCATAATTTTTTAAAGGTTATGACTCACCACGAACTTTGCTGTTTCTGAATTTTCAAGGTGTTGCACTAATGAGTAAAGCTTCACATCAGCAAAAGCAGCCAGCACTGCCTGTGCAAGCCTAGGGACCCAGATCTGTGTAAGCAGAGAGAAAACTGTACTTGCAACAAACCAAGTTAAATTCCAAGTTTTAAGAGAGGACTGAATTAGAGAATGACTGTTCAAGTATGAAAATAGTGAATTGGTGAGTATTCTCTATAgctttttatgattttaaaaatgaaatagtAAGGGCCTTGGGTAAGGATAGTATTTTTACCAAAACAGAGAATGTCTGAAGTTCAACTGAAAGTGTTCAGAGATGGAAAGTAGAATTATCTGCTTTACATCTTCAATAGAAATCAAAAGGGGATGTTGTTAGTTCTATACATTGCTAAACACTTTGGAAAACTGAACTACTGTGCAATTATGATGTAGTGGCAAACACAATCAGTTTGAAATCCAAGAGATGGACAGAGACCTCTGCACTTGCAGGCATCAGTGTTGTGATTGGAAATCTATTGAGTTCTGCCCCCATGGGAAGTCAGTGAGATCTCTGTGTTCACACATCTCTAATTGCCAGACTCAAGGCTTTGCATTTTACTTAGACAATGATAAAAATATGCTGTGTTTAAATACAATACTTTAAAATTGAATTTTAGTAGCAGATGCACAGTTTTTGATTATACTCACCAGCAGCTGAACATTATCCTTAGCCAGCAGCTGTAATGCTTTGTACATGCTGGCAAAGATCAGTGGGTATGAGTAGCCCCTTAAGTTACTTGTCCATTCCCAAGTCAGGTAACCATAATTATGAATATTAAGGAGAGATCATAACCAACTGAAAGGAAAAGCTTTACCCGAGCCATTCGGATCGAGACCTTCTGTCCCTTGAGCCAGAGCGGTGGGGTGTATGTTGCTGGTCAAGCCAACACCTTATTCCCGGCAAAGCCGTGCCCGAGCGCCCACCCGCCCAGGGCACCGCGGGGAGCGATGAGAGGGCGCGGGGGCCGCGGCAGGGGAAGGATATTTGAAGACCATGCGATGGGCCACCTCCAGCGACTGCCAGTACTCGTCCGGGACGAAGCTGGTCTGGACGAGGAAGCAATTGAGGGTCCGCAGCGCCAGGGCGAGCGCCAGCAGCGACGCGGGCGCGGCCGCACCTGCGGGGGCGAGGCTGGTCCGTCACGGGCCCCTCGGGAgccgccccccagccctgcccctgcccctcccCGCCCGGCCTCGCTTACCGGCGCCTCGCTGCGCTGCGGCCCCCCCGGCCGAGCCGTACAGCACCGACCGCTGCTTGCGGAGCCGCACCGCCTCCGGCATCCGCGCCCGCAGCTCCCCCGCCGCCTTCCCGCGGGGGCATGCGCGACCGCGGGAGGCGGGACAGCGCCGGTACTTCCGTCCGGTGCCGGCAGCCAGCGGGAAGCCGGCGCTCTGCCGTGTCCCGCGTTCAGGTGAGGGCGCCGGGGCTGCGGACCGACGCCGACCCGGGGCCGCGCCGCAGTGCGCGCCCTCCCGCCCCACGCGTGTCCGTGAGCGCGGCAGCAGCGCCTGCCGGCATGAGGGGGCGGCTGCCGCTGCAGCATGTGGCCGTGGCCGTGGCGCTCGGCGTGGCCAGCGGGCTCTACATCTACGGGCCGCTCTTCCAGCCGCCCGCGGCCCCACACGGCCCCGCCGCGTCGCCGCCGGACGCCGCGCCCGACAAGAGGCCCTGAGGGAGGCGTGCGGCGCCGTTCCCGGGCACCGCTTCGCAGCCCGGCCCTCGCACGCCCCGTCCGTCAGGGGCAATGGAGCCGCTGGGAGCCGGCGCGACCGTCACCTGCCGGGGCCGTCACCTGCCGGGGCCGTCACCTGCCGGGGCCGTCACCTGCCGGGGCCGTCGCGCCCGAGCCTCCTCCGCAGCCCGGCCCCGCGCTGGAGCCGCCCGCCTGCTGCAGCTGCGTGCCTGCGTCTTTCGTACCAGACCCTGGGACGTCAGTGAATCATGGATGACATGCTGAATGTCTGAAGGGCAGTTTCTCCTCTAAATTTAAATGACATCAGGAAACTTGAAAAAGAAAGCTGCTGCTGTGTCGTTATGCTTCATGAGTTTTGTTGGATTGCCTCTGATCTGATCCTCCAAGTGATAAATACCATTTTTCTCTGCTTCTCATGGTGTCAGTTCTTAATACGTCAGCTCAGTTGGGAAAGCAGTTGTGCACATGGCTGAGAAGGGAACTGCACCCAACATTGGTAGCTTATAATCAGACCGGGCCATATGTACATAAACACACGTACCACATGTGCTTATACACAGATGTCAGTCCTGACAGAGTGAGGCTACAGTAGATATTGAATACATAAATCTGCCTGGAAAATGGGTTGTCCTTAAGAAGAGCCTCAGTGTGTCGCTCAGAAAGGAAGCATGGCCCTTGGAGGTGTGGATTAGTCTGACAGAATAGAATCTGAGACTTGGGGAAACAAAATCAGTAGATACTTCAATACTTCAATAAGtctaaaaagaaaccaaaccaagg is part of the Melospiza melodia melodia isolate bMelMel2 chromosome 15, bMelMel2.pri, whole genome shotgun sequence genome and harbors:
- the CCPG1 gene encoding cell cycle progression protein 1 isoform X4, whose protein sequence is MSENSSDSDSSCGWTVINHEGSDIETVTSENGSTNDNPEFVSEEYVSLQEEEQAIDVQAQCNNDEEIPAVDNTLSGFEETQTVPEENKEKVPDDGSCIGTISDDSDIVTLEAPKPEEAQSQEEAPADGEEAQSSEDFNMGSSSSSQYAFSHVETVFSSQASPEESSSDESSSQGSPAVRKRRPRRRGVSGSEPEGAAAAPAEPQAEPARDEQQPQRQFGSGLNRCIVLALVIAISMGFGHFYGTVQIQKRQQLVTKTRELKDLKDDLYQCQQEQGDQVHHKGGSLKGDLDTCLTFTEVEKKSFDSQKKSLAAENQHLRESLEKEEKALASLQEELRKLRQQIRNLEDKGSSTESIVIENQKLREHLEEEKQRNSNFLRQKETLFAEAQMLRRELDKERHVTEALKKELEQLSSRQTPESADDDDDETLRENQEIETLRGRLAELEKKLNFEQQRSDLWEKLYVEAKDQSEKQEIYESGQKKGAKGQSKSRKKSKETFFGSVKETFDAMKNSTKEFVRHHKEKIKQAKEAVKENLKKFSDSVKSTFRHFKDTTKNIFDEKEKSSSDKRYEANKKARTFYRDHNSYENLKHMHYRGPHMPKESRSGRKHHFTTYEKDSDSQKCLNDHLCNRKHQFTLKGCSGIFECAHQEFLSLFNRVSDPIRVDEFNRLMRKYLQQVVHNFHHWRELENFINKFFHNGLFIHDQMLFTDFVNDVKDYLEDMKEYQSNNEKVFEDLDKYVYRYYFHYDNSPQYGPSRPKRPFTQTENSRHEKQAQKYQHRNKREGKWHKHGRTNGRHMANLEIELGQLPFDPKY
- the CCPG1 gene encoding cell cycle progression protein 1 isoform X2, giving the protein MSENSSDSDSSCGWTVINHEGSDIETVTSENGSTNDNPEFVSEEYVSLQEEEQAIDVQAQCNNDEEIPAVDNTLSGFEETQTVPEENKEKVPDDGSCIGTISDDSDIVTLEAPKPEEAQSQEEAPADGEEAQSSEDFNMGSSSSSQYAFSHVETVSWLEKLWKIPDCVRGWGNEVKEHVSRSLPFQVFSSQASPEESSSDESSSQGSPAVRKRRPRRRGVSGSEPEGAAAAPAEPQAEPARDEQQPQRQFGSGLNRCIVLALVIAISMGFGHFYGTVQIQKRQQLVTKTRELKDLKDDLYQCQQEQGDQVHHKGGSLKGDLDTCLTFTEVEKKSFDSQKKSLAAENQHLRESLEKEEKALASLQEELRKLRQQIRNLEDKGSSTESIVIENQKLREHLEEEKQRNSNFLRQKETLFAEAQMLRRELDKERHVTEALKKELEQLSSRQTPESADDDDDETLRENQEIETLRGRLAELEKKLNFEQQRSDLWEKLYVEAKDQSEKQEIYESGQKKGAKGQSKSRKKSKETFFGSVKETFDAMKNSTKEFVRHHKEKIKQAKEAVKENLKKFSDSVKSTFRHFKDTTKNIFDEKEKSSSDKRYEANKKARTFYRDHNSYENLKHMHYRGPHMPKESRSGRKHHFTTYEKDSDSQKCLNDHLCNRKHQFTLKGCSGIFECAHQEFLSLFNRVSDPIRVDEFNRLMRKYLQQVVHNFHHWRELENFINKFFHNGLFIHDQMLFTDFVNDVKDYLEDMKEYQSNNEKVFEDLDKYVYRYYFHYDNSPQYGPSRPKRPFTQTENSRHEKQAQKYQHRNKREGKWHKHGRTNGRHMANLEIELGQLPFDPKY
- the CCPG1 gene encoding cell cycle progression protein 1 isoform X3; translated protein: MSENSSDSDSSCGWTVINHEGSDIETVTSENGSTNDNPEFVSEEYVSLQEEEQAIDVQAQCNNDEEIPAVDNTLSGFEETQTVPEENKEKVPDDGSCIGTISDDSDIVTLEAPKPEEAQSQEEAPADGEEAQSSEDFNMGSSSSSQYAFSHVETVFSSQASPEESSSDESSSQGSPAVRKRRPRRRGVSGSEPEGAAAAPAEPQAEPARDEQQPQRQFGSGLNRCIVLALVIAISMGFGHFYGKPEGTVQIQKRQQLVTKTRELKDLKDDLYQCQQEQGDQVHHKGGSLKGDLDTCLTFTEVEKKSFDSQKKSLAAENQHLRESLEKEEKALASLQEELRKLRQQIRNLEDKGSSTESIVIENQKLREHLEEEKQRNSNFLRQKETLFAEAQMLRRELDKERHVTEALKKELEQLSSRQTPESADDDDDETLRENQEIETLRGRLAELEKKLNFEQQRSDLWEKLYVEAKDQSEKQEIYESGQKKGAKGQSKSRKKSKETFFGSVKETFDAMKNSTKEFVRHHKEKIKQAKEAVKENLKKFSDSVKSTFRHFKDTTKNIFDEKEKSSSDKRYEANKKARTFYRDHNSYENLKHMHYRGPHMPKESRSGRKHHFTTYEKDSDSQKCLNDHLCNRKHQFTLKGCSGIFECAHQEFLSLFNRVSDPIRVDEFNRLMRKYLQQVVHNFHHWRELENFINKFFHNGLFIHDQMLFTDFVNDVKDYLEDMKEYQSNNEKVFEDLDKYVYRYYFHYDNSPQYGPSRPKRPFTQTENSRHEKQAQKYQHRNKREGKWHKHGRTNGRHMANLEIELGQLPFDPKY
- the CCPG1 gene encoding cell cycle progression protein 1 isoform X1, with product MSENSSDSDSSCGWTVINHEGSDIETVTSENGSTNDNPEFVSEEYVSLQEEEQAIDVQAQCNNDEEIPAVDNTLSGFEETQTVPEENKEKVPDDGSCIGTISDDSDIVTLEAPKPEEAQSQEEAPADGEEAQSSEDFNMGSSSSSQYAFSHVETVSWLEKLWKIPDCVRGWGNEVKEHVSRSLPFQVFSSQASPEESSSDESSSQGSPAVRKRRPRRRGVSGSEPEGAAAAPAEPQAEPARDEQQPQRQFGSGLNRCIVLALVIAISMGFGHFYGKPEGTVQIQKRQQLVTKTRELKDLKDDLYQCQQEQGDQVHHKGGSLKGDLDTCLTFTEVEKKSFDSQKKSLAAENQHLRESLEKEEKALASLQEELRKLRQQIRNLEDKGSSTESIVIENQKLREHLEEEKQRNSNFLRQKETLFAEAQMLRRELDKERHVTEALKKELEQLSSRQTPESADDDDDETLRENQEIETLRGRLAELEKKLNFEQQRSDLWEKLYVEAKDQSEKQEIYESGQKKGAKGQSKSRKKSKETFFGSVKETFDAMKNSTKEFVRHHKEKIKQAKEAVKENLKKFSDSVKSTFRHFKDTTKNIFDEKEKSSSDKRYEANKKARTFYRDHNSYENLKHMHYRGPHMPKESRSGRKHHFTTYEKDSDSQKCLNDHLCNRKHQFTLKGCSGIFECAHQEFLSLFNRVSDPIRVDEFNRLMRKYLQQVVHNFHHWRELENFINKFFHNGLFIHDQMLFTDFVNDVKDYLEDMKEYQSNNEKVFEDLDKYVYRYYFHYDNSPQYGPSRPKRPFTQTENSRHEKQAQKYQHRNKREGKWHKHGRTNGRHMANLEIELGQLPFDPKY